A window of Silurus meridionalis isolate SWU-2019-XX chromosome 4, ASM1480568v1, whole genome shotgun sequence contains these coding sequences:
- the pik3r4 gene encoding phosphoinositide 3-kinase regulatory subunit 4 isoform X2: MGNQLAGIAPSQILSVDSYFSDIHEYEYDKSLGSTRFFKVARAKHREGLVVVKVFAIQDPSLPLTSYKQELEELKIRLHSCQNCLPFQKATLSEKAAILFRQYVRDNLYDRISTRPFLNNVEKKWIAFQILNAVDQAHKSGVRHGDIKTENIMVTSWNWVLLTDFASFKPTYLPEDNPADFNYFFDTSRRRTCYIAPERFVDGSLFATESDQTTPLVDLSNNSQRSRGELKQPMDIFSAGCVIAELFTEGVPLFDLSQLLAYRKGQFQTEHVLMKIEDKSIRVLVAQMIQREPEKRLTAEEYLKQQRGKAFPDIFYNFLQPYMAQFAKETFQSADERVLVIRKDLENILHNLCGGGQAGKSEMQEKVSQELASSKEHGLVVLVSVITSCLQTLRFCDSKLAALDLVFHLASRLSVEILLDRITPYLLHFCNDSVPRVRAEAVRTLAKVLALVKEVPRNDVNIYPEYILPGIAHLAQDEATIVRLAYAENIAHLAETALRFLELVQENNLNCEQDVNGDDAEETLHPNENYDSELQALHEMVQQKVVTLLSDPENIVKQTLMENGITRLCVFFGRQKANDVLLSHMITFLNDKNDWHLRGAFFDSIVGVAAYVGWQSSSILKPLLQQGLSDVEEFVIYKALNALTCMCQLGLLQKTHIYEFVSDIAPFLCHPNLWIRYGAVGFITVVAQHLNIADVYCKLMPHLNPFITQPIIQIDKEIVLLSVLKEPVSRSIFDYALRSKDISSLFRHLLLRQKKRNGSIPECPVPEDPTIAQLLKKLLSQGMTEAEEDKLLALKDFMLKSSKAKANIVDQTHMSDGAQSGVIDLGLLGITGRQVDLIKPKQESEDKRARKHTKQDSNLNEEWKSMFCSLDPPSSAPALPTITEGGGTQGKKATVSPAVQVVQSTSGVSTYQRRVTTCKVELQQLVQQKREQCNAERMAKQMMESAEWESRPPLPGWHPKGLLVAHLHEHKSAVNRIRVSDEHSIFATCSNDGTVKIWDSQKMEGKTTTTRSVLTYSRIGGHVKTLTFCQGSHYLAVASDNGSIQLLAVEAHKPPKSPKVQQCQTRFLDLKEDGCVVDMHHFNSGTQSVLAYATVNGSLVGWDMRSNTNAWTLRHDLRLGLITSFAVDMHQCWLCVGTSNGTMACWDMRFQLPISNHSHPARARIRRLLMHPLYQSSVITAVQGNNEVSMWDMETGDRKFTLWASSVPPLSESQPSPHSVHGIYCSPADGNPLLLTAGSDMRIRFWDLAYPERSYIVAGGANDSLHCPSVFYNRKIIEGTEVVQEIHSKQKSGATEDAPRRGPESLPVGHHDIITDIATFQTTQGFIVTSSRDGIVKVWK; the protein is encoded by the exons ATGGGAAATCAGCTAGCAGGAATTGCTCCTTCACAGATATTGTCTGTCGACAGCTATTTCTCAGACATCCATGAATACGAATATGACAAAAGTCTTGGCAGCACCAGATTTTTCAAAGTGGCCAGGGCGAAGCACAGAGAGGGTTTAGTGGTGGTAAAGGTATTTGCTATTCAGGATCCCTCACTGCCACTAACCAGCTACAAGCAGGAGCTGGAGGAATTGAAGATCCGTCTCCACTCCTGCCAGAATTGTCTACCCTTTCAGAAGGCCACACTCTCTGAGAAAGCAGCCATTCTATTTCGGCAGTATGTTCGGGACAACTTGTACGATCGTATCAGTACACGGCCTTTCCTCAATAATGTGGAGAAGAAATGGATTGCATTTCAGATCCTTAATGCTGTGGACCAGGCTCATAAATCTGGGGTTCGTCATGGTGACATTAAGACTGAGAATATTATGGTGACGAGCTGGAACTGGGTGCTGCTTACAGACTTTGCAAGTTTTAAACCCACGTATTTGCCTGAAGACAACCCTGCAGATTTCAACTATTTCTTTGATACATCTCGAAGGAGAACCTGCTACATTGCACCAGAGAGGTTTGTGGATGGCAGTTTGTTTGCCACAGAAAGTGACCAGACTACTCCTCTTGTGGATCTCAGCAACAACAGCCAAAGGTCCAGAGGAGAGCTCAAACAACCAATGGATATTTTCTCAGCtg GTTGTGTAATTGCAGAACTGTTCACGGAAGGAGTCCCACTCTTTGACCTCTCGCAGTTGCTAGCTTATCGTAAAGGGCAGTTTCAAACTGAACATGTTTTGATGAAAATTGAAGACAAGAGTATCCGAGTGCTG GTGGCTCAGATGATACAGCGAGAACCCGAGAAGCGCTTGACAGCAGAGGAGTACTTAAAACAGCAACGAGGCAAAGCCTTTCCTgacattttttacaattttcttcAACCCTATATGGCCCAGTTTGCAAAAGAGACCTTCCAGTCTGCAGATGAACGAGTGTTGGTGATTCGAAAAGACCTGGAGAACATTCTTCATAACCTGTGTGGTGGTGGGCAGGCAGGAAAGTCCGAGATGCAAGAGAAGGTTTCTCAGGAGCTTGCATCAAGCAAAGAACATGGCCTAGTGGTTCTGGTGTCTGTAATCACTTCTTGTCTGCAGACCCTGCGTTTTTGTGATTCAAAGCTTGCAGCACTAGATTTAGTGTTTCATCTTGCCAGCAGGTTAAGTGTGGAAATCCTGCTAGATCGAATTACTCCTTATTTACTTCACTTTTGCAATGACTCAGTGCCTCGGGTCAGGGCAGAAGCTGTGCGCACTCTAGCTAAAGTGCTGGCACTGGTCAAAGAGGTGCCTCGGAATGATGTCAACATTTACCCAGAGTACATTCTGCCCGGTATTGCACATTTGGCGCAGGATGAAGCCACGATTGTCAGACTTGCTTATGCAG agaaCATTGCACACCTTGCTGAAACAGCACTGCGATTTTTAGAATTAGTGCAGGAGAACAACCTCAATTGTGAACAGGATGTAAATGGAGATGATGCTGAAGAAACTCTTCATCCCAATGAAAACTATGATTCAG AGCTGCAGGCATTACATGAAATGGTTCAGCAGAAAGTGGTGACTCTCCTTAGTGACCCGGAGAACATCGTCAAGCAGACATTGATGGAAAATGGCATCACGCGcctctgtgtgttttttggtAGACAGAAAGCCAACGATGTACTTCTTTCCCACATGATCACTTTTCTAAATGACAAGAATGACTGGCACCTCCGTGGAGCTTTCTTCGACAGTATTGTGG GTGTAGCAGCTTATGTAGGATGGCAAAGCTCATCCATTCTAAAACCGCTGCTACAGCAAGGCCTGAGTGATGTGGAGGAGTTCGTCATCTATAAAGCTTTGAATGCTTTGACCTGCATGTGCCAGCTGGGACTTCTACAAAAAACGCATATCTATGAGTTTGTCAGTGACATTG CTCCTTTCCTCTGCCATCCCAATCTATGGATCCGTTATGGGGCCGTTGGATTCATTACAGTGGTTGCACAGCATCTAAATATTGCTGATGTCTATTGCAAGCTAATGCCTCACCTTAACCCCTTTATCACCCAGCCTATTATACAG atTGATAAGGAGATAGTGCTTCTCAGTGTACTCAAAGAACCCGTTAGCCGCTCCATCTTTGACTATGCGCTCCGCTCCAAAGACATTAGCAGCCTCTTCAGACACCTGCTACTTCGTCAGAAGAAACGTAATGGCTCAATCCCCGAATGCCCTGTTCCTGAAGATCCTACTATTGCACAACTACTGAAGAAGCTGCTATCACAG ggAATGACCGAGGCTGAGGAGGATAAACTGTTGGCTCTAAAAGACTTCATGCTGAAGTCTAGCAAGGCCAAGGCCAACATTGTAGACCAAACCCACATGAGTGATGGGGCACAGAGTGGAGTTATTGACCTAGGCTTGCTAGGTATTACTGGGCGCCAGGTTGACCTGATCAAACCTAAGCAGGAGTCTGAGGACAAGAGAg CCCGTAAGCAcacaaagcaggattcaaatCTAAATGAGGAGTGGAAGAGTATGTTCTGTTCTCTGGATCCTCCCAGCTCTGCACCAGCTCTACCGACG ATTACTGAAGGTGGAGGCACTCAGGGCAAGAAAGCCACAGTGTCCCCTGCAGTTCAGGTAGTGCAGTCGACGAGTGGAGTGTCCACCTACCAGCGGCGTGTGACTACATGCAAAGTGGAGCTGCAGCAGCTAGTACAGCAAAAGAGGGAGCAGTGCAATGCAGAGCGCATGGCCAAGCAAATGATGGAAAGTGCAGAGTGGGAGAGCAGACCTCCATTGCCAG GATGGCATCCCAAAGGCCTGTTGGTAGCCCATCTCCATGAACATAAGTCAGCTGTAAACCGAATTAGAGTATCTGATGAGCATTCTATCTTTGCCACATGTTCTAATGATGGAACTGTGAAGATATGGGACAGTCAAAAAATGGAAGGCAAGACAACAACCACAAG GTCAGTGCTCACGTATTCCCGTATTGGTGGCCATGTGAAAACCTTGACCTTTTGTCAGGGGTCACATTACCTTGCTGTCGCTTCAGATAATGGCTCTATTCAGCTTCTTGCAGTCGAGGCCCACAAGCCACCCAAATCGCCCAAGGTGCAGCAGTGTCAGACCAG GTTCTTGGACTTGAAGGAGGATGGCTGTGTGGTGGATATGCATCATTTTAATTCTGGCACTCAGTCCGTGTTGGCCTATGCTACAGTAAACGGATCGCTAGTGGGATGGGATATGCGCAGCAACACCAATGCTTGGACCCTCCGCCATGATCTGCGCCTCGGCCTCATCACCTCCTTTGCTGTGGACATGCACCAGTGCTGGCTGTGTGTGG gTACAAGCAATGGAACAATGGCATGTTGGGATATGCGATTTCAGCTGCCAATCTCCAATCACTCCCATCCAGCCCGAGCTCGAATCAGACGTCTGCTCATGCATCCCCTTTATCAGTCCTCAGTCATAACAG CTGTCCAAGGAAACAACGAGGTGTCAATGTGGGACATGGAGACCGGAGACAGGAAGTTCACTCTGTGGGCCAGCTCTGTTCCACCTCTCTCAGAGTCGCAG CCATCTCCACACAGTGTACATGGAATTTACTGCAGTCCTGCTGATGGCAACCCCCTTCTACTCACTGCTGGATCAGACATGAGAATAAG ATTCTGGGACCTTGCATACCCAGAAAGGTCCTACATTGTTGCTGGTGGTGCCAATGACTCCCTACACTGCCCTTCTGTGTTTTACAACCGCAAGATTATTGAGGGGACTGAAGTAGTACAG GAGATTCACAGTAAGCAAAAGAGTGGTGCCACAGAGGATGCCCCTCGCCGAGGTCCAGAGTCTTTGCCTGTGGGCCACCATGACATTATTACTGACATTGCCACCTTCCAAACAACCCAAGGTTTCATAGTTACTTCCTCTAGAGATGGCATTGTGAAAGTCTGGAAGTGA
- the pik3r4 gene encoding phosphoinositide 3-kinase regulatory subunit 4 isoform X1, with protein MGNQLAGIAPSQILSVDSYFSDIHEYEYDKSLGSTRFFKVARAKHREGLVVVKVFAIQDPSLPLTSYKQELEELKIRLHSCQNCLPFQKATLSEKAAILFRQYVRDNLYDRISTRPFLNNVEKKWIAFQILNAVDQAHKSGVRHGDIKTENIMVTSWNWVLLTDFASFKPTYLPEDNPADFNYFFDTSRRRTCYIAPERFVDGSLFATESDQTTPLVDLSNNSQRSRGELKQPMDIFSAGCVIAELFTEGVPLFDLSQLLAYRKGQFQTEHVLMKIEDKSIRVLVAQMIQREPEKRLTAEEYLKQQRGKAFPDIFYNFLQPYMAQFAKETFQSADERVLVIRKDLENILHNLCGGGQAGKSEMQEKVSQELASSKEHGLVVLVSVITSCLQTLRFCDSKLAALDLVFHLASRLSVEILLDRITPYLLHFCNDSVPRVRAEAVRTLAKVLALVKEVPRNDVNIYPEYILPGIAHLAQDEATIVRLAYAENIAHLAETALRFLELVQENNLNCEQDVNGDDAEETLHPNENYDSELQALHEMVQQKVVTLLSDPENIVKQTLMENGITRLCVFFGRQKANDVLLSHMITFLNDKNDWHLRGAFFDSIVGVAAYVGWQSSSILKPLLQQGLSDVEEFVIYKALNALTCMCQLGLLQKTHIYEFVSDIAPFLCHPNLWIRYGAVGFITVVAQHLNIADVYCKLMPHLNPFITQPIIQIDKEIVLLSVLKEPVSRSIFDYALRSKDISSLFRHLLLRQKKRNGSIPECPVPEDPTIAQLLKKLLSQGMTEAEEDKLLALKDFMLKSSKAKANIVDQTHMSDGAQSGVIDLGLLGITGRQVDLIKPKQESEDKRARKHTKQDSNLNEEWKSMFCSLDPPSSAPALPTVPTVLLASGGGEANGTLAGGRLRSESSSQTLNLPHVSSSAQITEGGGTQGKKATVSPAVQVVQSTSGVSTYQRRVTTCKVELQQLVQQKREQCNAERMAKQMMESAEWESRPPLPGWHPKGLLVAHLHEHKSAVNRIRVSDEHSIFATCSNDGTVKIWDSQKMEGKTTTTRSVLTYSRIGGHVKTLTFCQGSHYLAVASDNGSIQLLAVEAHKPPKSPKVQQCQTRFLDLKEDGCVVDMHHFNSGTQSVLAYATVNGSLVGWDMRSNTNAWTLRHDLRLGLITSFAVDMHQCWLCVGTSNGTMACWDMRFQLPISNHSHPARARIRRLLMHPLYQSSVITAVQGNNEVSMWDMETGDRKFTLWASSVPPLSESQPSPHSVHGIYCSPADGNPLLLTAGSDMRIRFWDLAYPERSYIVAGGANDSLHCPSVFYNRKIIEGTEVVQEIHSKQKSGATEDAPRRGPESLPVGHHDIITDIATFQTTQGFIVTSSRDGIVKVWK; from the exons ATGGGAAATCAGCTAGCAGGAATTGCTCCTTCACAGATATTGTCTGTCGACAGCTATTTCTCAGACATCCATGAATACGAATATGACAAAAGTCTTGGCAGCACCAGATTTTTCAAAGTGGCCAGGGCGAAGCACAGAGAGGGTTTAGTGGTGGTAAAGGTATTTGCTATTCAGGATCCCTCACTGCCACTAACCAGCTACAAGCAGGAGCTGGAGGAATTGAAGATCCGTCTCCACTCCTGCCAGAATTGTCTACCCTTTCAGAAGGCCACACTCTCTGAGAAAGCAGCCATTCTATTTCGGCAGTATGTTCGGGACAACTTGTACGATCGTATCAGTACACGGCCTTTCCTCAATAATGTGGAGAAGAAATGGATTGCATTTCAGATCCTTAATGCTGTGGACCAGGCTCATAAATCTGGGGTTCGTCATGGTGACATTAAGACTGAGAATATTATGGTGACGAGCTGGAACTGGGTGCTGCTTACAGACTTTGCAAGTTTTAAACCCACGTATTTGCCTGAAGACAACCCTGCAGATTTCAACTATTTCTTTGATACATCTCGAAGGAGAACCTGCTACATTGCACCAGAGAGGTTTGTGGATGGCAGTTTGTTTGCCACAGAAAGTGACCAGACTACTCCTCTTGTGGATCTCAGCAACAACAGCCAAAGGTCCAGAGGAGAGCTCAAACAACCAATGGATATTTTCTCAGCtg GTTGTGTAATTGCAGAACTGTTCACGGAAGGAGTCCCACTCTTTGACCTCTCGCAGTTGCTAGCTTATCGTAAAGGGCAGTTTCAAACTGAACATGTTTTGATGAAAATTGAAGACAAGAGTATCCGAGTGCTG GTGGCTCAGATGATACAGCGAGAACCCGAGAAGCGCTTGACAGCAGAGGAGTACTTAAAACAGCAACGAGGCAAAGCCTTTCCTgacattttttacaattttcttcAACCCTATATGGCCCAGTTTGCAAAAGAGACCTTCCAGTCTGCAGATGAACGAGTGTTGGTGATTCGAAAAGACCTGGAGAACATTCTTCATAACCTGTGTGGTGGTGGGCAGGCAGGAAAGTCCGAGATGCAAGAGAAGGTTTCTCAGGAGCTTGCATCAAGCAAAGAACATGGCCTAGTGGTTCTGGTGTCTGTAATCACTTCTTGTCTGCAGACCCTGCGTTTTTGTGATTCAAAGCTTGCAGCACTAGATTTAGTGTTTCATCTTGCCAGCAGGTTAAGTGTGGAAATCCTGCTAGATCGAATTACTCCTTATTTACTTCACTTTTGCAATGACTCAGTGCCTCGGGTCAGGGCAGAAGCTGTGCGCACTCTAGCTAAAGTGCTGGCACTGGTCAAAGAGGTGCCTCGGAATGATGTCAACATTTACCCAGAGTACATTCTGCCCGGTATTGCACATTTGGCGCAGGATGAAGCCACGATTGTCAGACTTGCTTATGCAG agaaCATTGCACACCTTGCTGAAACAGCACTGCGATTTTTAGAATTAGTGCAGGAGAACAACCTCAATTGTGAACAGGATGTAAATGGAGATGATGCTGAAGAAACTCTTCATCCCAATGAAAACTATGATTCAG AGCTGCAGGCATTACATGAAATGGTTCAGCAGAAAGTGGTGACTCTCCTTAGTGACCCGGAGAACATCGTCAAGCAGACATTGATGGAAAATGGCATCACGCGcctctgtgtgttttttggtAGACAGAAAGCCAACGATGTACTTCTTTCCCACATGATCACTTTTCTAAATGACAAGAATGACTGGCACCTCCGTGGAGCTTTCTTCGACAGTATTGTGG GTGTAGCAGCTTATGTAGGATGGCAAAGCTCATCCATTCTAAAACCGCTGCTACAGCAAGGCCTGAGTGATGTGGAGGAGTTCGTCATCTATAAAGCTTTGAATGCTTTGACCTGCATGTGCCAGCTGGGACTTCTACAAAAAACGCATATCTATGAGTTTGTCAGTGACATTG CTCCTTTCCTCTGCCATCCCAATCTATGGATCCGTTATGGGGCCGTTGGATTCATTACAGTGGTTGCACAGCATCTAAATATTGCTGATGTCTATTGCAAGCTAATGCCTCACCTTAACCCCTTTATCACCCAGCCTATTATACAG atTGATAAGGAGATAGTGCTTCTCAGTGTACTCAAAGAACCCGTTAGCCGCTCCATCTTTGACTATGCGCTCCGCTCCAAAGACATTAGCAGCCTCTTCAGACACCTGCTACTTCGTCAGAAGAAACGTAATGGCTCAATCCCCGAATGCCCTGTTCCTGAAGATCCTACTATTGCACAACTACTGAAGAAGCTGCTATCACAG ggAATGACCGAGGCTGAGGAGGATAAACTGTTGGCTCTAAAAGACTTCATGCTGAAGTCTAGCAAGGCCAAGGCCAACATTGTAGACCAAACCCACATGAGTGATGGGGCACAGAGTGGAGTTATTGACCTAGGCTTGCTAGGTATTACTGGGCGCCAGGTTGACCTGATCAAACCTAAGCAGGAGTCTGAGGACAAGAGAg CCCGTAAGCAcacaaagcaggattcaaatCTAAATGAGGAGTGGAAGAGTATGTTCTGTTCTCTGGATCCTCCCAGCTCTGCACCAGCTCTACCGACGGTACCTACTGTTCTACTTGCAAGCGGTGGTGGGGAAGCCAACGGGACACTGGCGGGAGGGCGTCTGCGATCAGAGAGTTCCTCCCAGACTCTTAACCTCCCTCATGTTTCATCCTCAGCTCAG ATTACTGAAGGTGGAGGCACTCAGGGCAAGAAAGCCACAGTGTCCCCTGCAGTTCAGGTAGTGCAGTCGACGAGTGGAGTGTCCACCTACCAGCGGCGTGTGACTACATGCAAAGTGGAGCTGCAGCAGCTAGTACAGCAAAAGAGGGAGCAGTGCAATGCAGAGCGCATGGCCAAGCAAATGATGGAAAGTGCAGAGTGGGAGAGCAGACCTCCATTGCCAG GATGGCATCCCAAAGGCCTGTTGGTAGCCCATCTCCATGAACATAAGTCAGCTGTAAACCGAATTAGAGTATCTGATGAGCATTCTATCTTTGCCACATGTTCTAATGATGGAACTGTGAAGATATGGGACAGTCAAAAAATGGAAGGCAAGACAACAACCACAAG GTCAGTGCTCACGTATTCCCGTATTGGTGGCCATGTGAAAACCTTGACCTTTTGTCAGGGGTCACATTACCTTGCTGTCGCTTCAGATAATGGCTCTATTCAGCTTCTTGCAGTCGAGGCCCACAAGCCACCCAAATCGCCCAAGGTGCAGCAGTGTCAGACCAG GTTCTTGGACTTGAAGGAGGATGGCTGTGTGGTGGATATGCATCATTTTAATTCTGGCACTCAGTCCGTGTTGGCCTATGCTACAGTAAACGGATCGCTAGTGGGATGGGATATGCGCAGCAACACCAATGCTTGGACCCTCCGCCATGATCTGCGCCTCGGCCTCATCACCTCCTTTGCTGTGGACATGCACCAGTGCTGGCTGTGTGTGG gTACAAGCAATGGAACAATGGCATGTTGGGATATGCGATTTCAGCTGCCAATCTCCAATCACTCCCATCCAGCCCGAGCTCGAATCAGACGTCTGCTCATGCATCCCCTTTATCAGTCCTCAGTCATAACAG CTGTCCAAGGAAACAACGAGGTGTCAATGTGGGACATGGAGACCGGAGACAGGAAGTTCACTCTGTGGGCCAGCTCTGTTCCACCTCTCTCAGAGTCGCAG CCATCTCCACACAGTGTACATGGAATTTACTGCAGTCCTGCTGATGGCAACCCCCTTCTACTCACTGCTGGATCAGACATGAGAATAAG ATTCTGGGACCTTGCATACCCAGAAAGGTCCTACATTGTTGCTGGTGGTGCCAATGACTCCCTACACTGCCCTTCTGTGTTTTACAACCGCAAGATTATTGAGGGGACTGAAGTAGTACAG GAGATTCACAGTAAGCAAAAGAGTGGTGCCACAGAGGATGCCCCTCGCCGAGGTCCAGAGTCTTTGCCTGTGGGCCACCATGACATTATTACTGACATTGCCACCTTCCAAACAACCCAAGGTTTCATAGTTACTTCCTCTAGAGATGGCATTGTGAAAGTCTGGAAGTGA